From Candidatus Alcyoniella australis:
AGCGCGGGGGAGAGAGACGGCGGCGCAGCGCGCGACGCGCGCTACGCCGCCTGCCCACACCCCACCTGCTCGCCGGGGCTGTTTTATCCGTTGCCCAATAAAGACTCGGCGCGTTAGTATTTCAACGAATTTAACAACTCAATATCCGAGGGGGAGAGCATGCGACGCCTGTTGGTAGTCCTGATCGCGTTGGGCCTGATGTTTCTGGCGTTCAACCTGGCCTGCGACGAGGCCAAGGACGCGGCCGAAGACCTGGCGGACGACGATCTGCCCGATATTCTCGACGAGGGCGACATGGACGCGGACACGCCCGAGGGCTGGCGCTTCCTGTTCGCCATTGAGCTCAACGCGGACCAGGCCGAGAGCCTGGACGAGGACTGGTACGTCCCGCTGGAACTGCTCGGCGGCGGCGATGACATCGACGGCCAGATCATCGCGGCCAAGCAGGAGCAGCTCGAGGGCTACGGCTATCGGCTGTGGTTCAGCACCAAGGCCAAGGTCGAGGACGACCGTTTCAAGGTCGATGCCGACGTTAGTCTGCTCGACGGCGCGGCCGGCGGCCACGGCGGCGGGATCTACGCCTTCTACTCCTCGGACTACTCACTGAGCTTCATTGCCGGCGAGGTTTCGGACTGCGAGGGCAACGCCAAGGCCGACATCCTGGTCACGGCCACGGACTCGCCGTTCTTCACCTACACCATCGCAGGCGGCAAGTGGGCCCTGCCGGTGTGGAACGTCAACGTGACCAACCAAGGCGACGAGGGCAACTCGGTGGAGGTGCATTTCGACGACGGCGACTGCTACGGCTCGATGGCCATCGGCACCGCCCTGGGCGACAACGGCAAAATCGATGCCGAGCCGTACGCGCACGAGACCATGGGCGACAACTCCGACGTGATCAAGCCCGACCCGATCCTGATGAACGCCGGGGTGCCCGCGCGCGAGCCCTCGGGCGACAACCTGGACTTCGAGCTGTGCGACTTCACCAACTGGGAGGCCGCGCTGAGCGACTCGGGCGACGCCTATCCCTTTGCCCAGGTGCTCGACGCATCGTACGGCGTGTTCTTCCCCGGCGGCGGCGAGACCTGCTACGCGCTACTCTCCACCGGCGGGGCCAACCGCCAGACCGTGACGATCATGCGCACGGTGGAGGTCCCGGCCGACGCCACCGCATTCAAAATCTCCTACGACTTCATCAGCCAGGAGTACGCCGAGTGGGTCGGCTCGGGATTCAACGACGTGTTCACGCTCAAGATCCTCGGCTCGCCGGACTACATCATCTACCGCACGATCAACAACACCGCCGAGGCCGACCTGTGGGAGGCGCTGTCCGACCCCACGGCCCAGGCCGTGGCCGACATCGACCAGAGCACCGACGCGGCGCAGAATGACTCGGGCAAGATCTTCGATGGGCACCTCAAGGCCAACGCACGCGGTCCGCGGATCACCGACCATGCCGGCGCGTTCGCGGACTACGACATCAGCCCCTATCAGGGACAGGAGATCACCCTGGTGTTCACAATCGCCGACGTGGGAGACAAGATTTACGACAGCGCGGTCTTGATCGACTACATCAAGTTCGAGTAGCCGCAACGAACATCAAGGCCGGCCGCGATCGTTACTTGATCGCGCCGGCCATCGAGATCGCCACGCCCTCGGCCAGCCTGGAGATGATGTCGCGGCCAAAGAAGCACGAGTCCGCGGCGTAGGTGTCG
This genomic window contains:
- a CDS encoding choice-of-anchor L domain-containing protein — encoded protein: MRRLLVVLIALGLMFLAFNLACDEAKDAAEDLADDDLPDILDEGDMDADTPEGWRFLFAIELNADQAESLDEDWYVPLELLGGGDDIDGQIIAAKQEQLEGYGYRLWFSTKAKVEDDRFKVDADVSLLDGAAGGHGGGIYAFYSSDYSLSFIAGEVSDCEGNAKADILVTATDSPFFTYTIAGGKWALPVWNVNVTNQGDEGNSVEVHFDDGDCYGSMAIGTALGDNGKIDAEPYAHETMGDNSDVIKPDPILMNAGVPAREPSGDNLDFELCDFTNWEAALSDSGDAYPFAQVLDASYGVFFPGGGETCYALLSTGGANRQTVTIMRTVEVPADATAFKISYDFISQEYAEWVGSGFNDVFTLKILGSPDYIIYRTINNTAEADLWEALSDPTAQAVADIDQSTDAAQNDSGKIFDGHLKANARGPRITDHAGAFADYDISPYQGQEITLVFTIADVGDKIYDSAVLIDYIKFE